A single window of Streptococcus cristatus ATCC 51100 DNA harbors:
- a CDS encoding AAA family ATPase, whose translation MLVNFRFDNFLSINELVEFSMVPGRTKGLQDSLINLSNHKKLLKISAIYGANASGKSSFIKALLYARFLIVNGFQDKLVFTSSFNKNKPDNKRKESRFEFEIVVGNRTYSYGFSVILSERKFVKEWLYDVTDEETLIYTVNRELQEFSINDDFIDISQEDKQRLYIYIEDNIQDENQLFLNALQDGKKAITINEDFRIFDSIFEWFSETLEVLQIDDEARGSIPSVTLQDEVYKMDLGTYLDMNDTGVVDLVPIPVENLEGIPAKIQSRIQEQIISSVAQRKNKQGEISTILKTPTHIFIITVDRDNSMSFSELKFKHKNGTLYSLFEESDGTVRLVELFSVLFNNKDKVFVIDEIDRSLHPLLTYNFIKSFRTKKGNNQLIVTTHEDMLLDFSVLRRDEIWFVEKNEEGNTSLYSLEEFKERFDKNIANAYLDGRYGAVPRLQNLFTSLVEEGR comes from the coding sequence ATGTTGGTAAATTTTAGATTTGATAATTTTCTTTCAATTAATGAATTAGTTGAATTTTCTATGGTCCCAGGTAGAACAAAAGGACTTCAAGATAGCCTTATTAATTTAAGTAATCATAAAAAGCTATTAAAAATATCTGCTATATATGGGGCAAATGCTTCTGGGAAATCAAGTTTTATAAAAGCACTTTTGTATGCTAGATTTTTAATCGTGAATGGATTTCAGGACAAACTGGTATTTACAAGTAGTTTTAATAAAAACAAACCTGATAATAAGAGGAAAGAAAGTCGGTTTGAATTTGAGATTGTAGTGGGAAACAGAACTTATAGTTATGGTTTTTCGGTAATTTTATCAGAAAGAAAGTTTGTAAAAGAATGGCTTTATGATGTTACTGATGAAGAAACACTTATCTATACTGTAAATAGAGAATTACAAGAATTTAGCATTAATGATGACTTTATTGATATTAGTCAAGAAGATAAACAAAGATTATATATTTATATTGAGGATAATATACAGGATGAGAATCAGTTGTTTCTGAATGCTTTACAAGACGGGAAAAAAGCTATAACTATAAATGAAGATTTTCGAATATTTGATAGTATTTTTGAATGGTTTAGCGAGACATTAGAGGTTCTTCAGATTGATGATGAAGCAAGGGGGTCAATTCCTAGTGTCACTTTACAAGATGAAGTGTACAAAATGGATTTAGGAACTTATCTGGATATGAATGACACTGGAGTAGTTGATCTTGTACCAATACCTGTCGAAAACTTAGAAGGAATTCCAGCAAAAATACAAAGTCGTATACAAGAACAAATAATTAGTTCGGTCGCACAACGAAAAAATAAACAAGGAGAAATATCAACTATTCTTAAAACGCCTACTCATATTTTTATTATAACAGTCGATAGAGATAATAGTATGTCCTTTTCAGAGTTGAAGTTTAAACATAAGAATGGAACATTATATAGTTTGTTTGAAGAATCAGATGGTACGGTAAGACTTGTAGAATTGTTTTCTGTATTGTTTAATAATAAAGATAAAGTATTTGTTATTGATGAGATAGATAGAAGTTTGCATCCACTTTTAACATATAATTTTATTAAATCATTTAGAACTAAAAAAGGAAATAATCAACTTATTGTTACGACACATGAGGATATGTTGCTAGATTTCAGTGTTCTTCGAAGAGATGAGATTTGGTTTGTTGAGAAAAATGAAGAAGGTAATACATCTTTGTATAGTTTAGAAGAATTTAAAGAGAGATTTGATAAAAATATTGCAAATGCATATTTAGATGGTAGATATGGGGCGGTACCTAGATTACAGAATTTATTCACTTCCTTGGTCGAAGAGGGGAGATAA
- a CDS encoding RloB family protein, producing MTGYKSTGSMRLAGKQPFQVRGNSGIREPRRIFIIFTEGVETEQRYFEELSKSEKVKKNIQIKVLNRWKEHSGRSNQFQVVDDIREFIFQATKINEKDKSNFESYFKQIVDGCNSQTLLNIANKIPKLIKKYPDLISEKENIQNQLYALATITTYDSTYDKICIIIDRDVNSFSEEQYQNAINLSEENNFILGISNPCFEFFLLLHIYDVSDISKDDILENKKEQGKTLMERILNQCLKQEIGTSFKKRSYDVKYFIENIDKGIGNLKLYQFENHKLINEVGTSVFTILNEILESSS from the coding sequence ATGACAGGGTATAAAAGTACAGGAAGTATGAGGTTGGCTGGGAAACAACCGTTTCAAGTAAGGGGAAATTCTGGAATTCGTGAACCAAGAAGGATATTTATTATATTTACCGAAGGTGTCGAGACTGAACAAAGGTATTTTGAGGAATTATCAAAATCTGAAAAAGTAAAGAAAAACATTCAAATCAAAGTATTAAATAGATGGAAAGAGCATTCAGGAAGATCGAATCAATTCCAAGTAGTAGATGATATAAGAGAATTTATTTTTCAAGCGACTAAGATTAATGAAAAAGATAAATCTAACTTTGAAAGTTATTTCAAGCAAATTGTTGATGGCTGTAATAGCCAGACTTTACTAAATATTGCGAATAAAATTCCCAAACTAATCAAAAAATATCCAGATTTAATATCTGAAAAAGAAAATATTCAAAATCAGTTATATGCGTTGGCAACAATTACAACTTATGATTCAACTTATGATAAAATCTGTATTATAATCGATAGGGATGTGAATAGTTTTAGTGAAGAGCAATATCAAAATGCAATAAATTTATCTGAAGAAAACAACTTTATTTTGGGAATCTCTAATCCTTGCTTTGAGTTCTTCTTATTACTGCATATCTATGATGTTTCAGATATTTCAAAGGATGATATATTGGAAAATAAAAAGGAGCAGGGGAAAACTTTGATGGAGCGTATTTTGAATCAATGTTTGAAGCAAGAAATAGGCACCTCTTTTAAGAAGCGAAGTTATGATGTTAAATATTTCATAGAGAATATAGACAAAGGAATTGGAAACTTAAAGTTATATCAATTTGAAAACCATAAACTCATTAATGAAGTTGGAACATCAGTATTTACAATATTGAATGAAATATTAGAATCCTCAAGCTAA
- a CDS encoding YbaB/EbfC family nucleoid-associated protein, whose translation MMNMQNMMKQAQKLKKEMDIAQAELAATEFVGKSSQDLVVATLTGDKKVVKIDFQPAIVDPEDTETLSDLTSQAINAAIDQINEVAKQKLSAFQSGLSF comes from the coding sequence ATGATGAATATGCAAAACATGATGAAGCAAGCCCAAAAACTTAAAAAAGAAATGGACATTGCTCAAGCAGAATTAGCCGCAACTGAATTTGTTGGAAAATCTAGCCAAGATTTAGTTGTAGCAACTCTTACTGGTGATAAAAAGGTTGTCAAAATTGACTTTCAGCCTGCTATCGTAGATCCAGAAGATACAGAAACTCTGTCTGATCTGACTAGCCAAGCTATCAATGCTGCTATCGATCAAATCAACGAAGTAGCTAAGCAAAAACTCAGCGCTTTCCAAAGTGGACTTTCTTTCTAA
- the purH gene encoding bifunctional phosphoribosylaminoimidazolecarboxamide formyltransferase/IMP cyclohydrolase: MTKRALISVSDKAGIVEFAQELKKLGWEIISTGGTKVALDNAGVETIAIDDVTGFPEMMDGRVKTLHPNIHGGLLARRDLDSHLEAAKDNNIELIDLVVVNLYPFKETILKSDVTYADAVENIDIGGPSMLRSAAKNHASVTVVVDPTDYAVVLDELSANGETTYETRQRLAAKVFRHTAAYDALIAEYFTAQVGESKPEKLTLTYDLKQAMRYGENPQQDADFYQKALPTDYSIASAKQLNGKELSFNNIRDADAAIRIIRDFKDRPTVVALKHMNPCGIGQADDIETAWDYAYESDPVSIFGGIVVLNREVDAATAEKMHGVFLEIIIAPSYTDEALAILTNKKKNLRILALQFDAQDASEVEAEYTGVVGGLLVQNQDVVKERPADWQVVTKRQPTETEATALEFAWKAIKYVKSNGIIVTNDHMTLGVGPGQTNRVASVRIAIDQAKDRLDGAVLASDAFFPFADNVEEIAKAGIKAIIQPGGSVRDQESIEAADKYGLTMVFTGVRHFRH; encoded by the coding sequence ATGACAAAACGCGCCTTAATCAGCGTCTCAGACAAAGCGGGCATTGTTGAATTTGCCCAAGAACTTAAAAAACTTGGTTGGGAGATTATCTCGACAGGTGGGACTAAGGTTGCCCTTGATAATGCTGGGGTGGAGACCATTGCGATCGATGATGTGACTGGTTTCCCAGAAATGATGGACGGCCGTGTCAAGACCCTTCACCCAAATATCCACGGTGGCCTCTTGGCTCGTCGTGATCTCGATAGCCATTTAGAGGCGGCTAAAGATAATAATATTGAGCTTATTGACCTTGTAGTGGTCAACCTTTATCCATTCAAGGAAACGATTCTCAAATCAGATGTGACATACGCTGATGCGGTGGAGAATATCGATATCGGCGGGCCATCTATGCTTCGTTCAGCAGCTAAAAACCATGCCAGTGTAACGGTTGTGGTGGATCCTACTGACTACGCTGTGGTTTTGGACGAGTTGTCAGCCAATGGTGAAACGACTTACGAAACTCGCCAACGTTTGGCAGCCAAGGTTTTCCGTCACACAGCGGCCTATGATGCCTTGATTGCGGAATACTTCACAGCTCAAGTGGGCGAAAGTAAACCAGAAAAGCTCACTTTGACCTATGACCTCAAACAAGCTATGCGTTATGGGGAAAATCCTCAACAGGATGCGGACTTCTACCAAAAAGCTTTGCCGACTGACTATTCGATTGCTTCAGCGAAACAGCTCAACGGGAAAGAATTGTCCTTCAATAACATCCGCGACGCTGATGCGGCGATTCGTATTATCCGTGATTTCAAAGATCGTCCAACCGTTGTGGCCCTCAAACACATGAATCCATGCGGTATTGGTCAAGCAGATGACATCGAGACTGCTTGGGATTATGCTTATGAGTCTGATCCAGTGTCTATCTTTGGTGGAATTGTCGTCCTCAACCGTGAGGTGGATGCTGCAACAGCTGAGAAGATGCACGGTGTCTTCCTTGAAATCATCATCGCACCGAGCTATACGGATGAAGCGCTAGCCATTTTGACCAACAAAAAGAAAAACTTGCGGATTCTTGCCTTGCAATTTGATGCTCAAGATGCTAGTGAGGTAGAGGCAGAATACACAGGTGTAGTAGGTGGACTTCTGGTGCAAAATCAAGACGTGGTCAAAGAAAGGCCGGCTGACTGGCAAGTGGTGACCAAACGCCAACCAACGGAGACAGAGGCGACTGCTCTTGAGTTTGCTTGGAAAGCTATCAAGTACGTCAAATCAAACGGAATCATCGTGACCAATGACCACATGACACTTGGGGTAGGTCCAGGTCAAACTAACCGTGTAGCTTCTGTTCGTATCGCCATTGACCAAGCTAAGGACCGCCTTGATGGCGCTGTTCTTGCTTCCGATGCCTTCTTCCCATTTGCAGATAACGTGGAAGAAATCGCTAAAGCGGGTATCAAGGCTATCATCCAGCCTGGTGGCTCGGTTCGTGACCAAGAGTCTATCGAAGCTGCGGACAAATATGGCTTGACCATGGTCTTCACAGGCGTAAGACATTTTAGACATTGA